A single region of the Triticum dicoccoides isolate Atlit2015 ecotype Zavitan chromosome 2B, WEW_v2.0, whole genome shotgun sequence genome encodes:
- the LOC119366299 gene encoding receptor-like serine/threonine-protein kinase SD1-8 — protein MRAPPLSLLPLLVAAAILSLSVATDKLDQTASIAGNQTLESAGGVFRLGFFVPPGSSDARAYLGIWYATIPEQTVVWVANRRNPVVRPPGVLTLSADGRLVILDGRNATVWSSDDAAGSGGVATSALAQLLDNGDLVVTHGGESQSGSTGRTSVAWESFDYPTDTLLPGMKLGVDGRSGISRNITSWRSAADPSPGAYTFKLVSGGLPEFFLFRGLSKTYASGPWNGAELTGVPNLKSRDFIFTVVSNPDETHYTYYVSDPSVLSRFVLNGTMGQVQRFTWHRGGGWSGFWHFPLDPCDSYARCGAFGYCDVGQSPLCSCLPGFQPRSPQRWSVGDGTGGCARTTNLSCGAGDGFWTVSRMKLPEATSATVHAGMTMDRCRQVCLGNCSCRAYAAADVSGGINRGCVIWAVDLIDMRQYSEVVQDVYIRLAQSEVDALTAAANRRSHVVLVIALVAAISGVLLLGAFAFGCLCFWRKKAAPAGRDNELPLRATKLKLRRDDQGFSDENKMSSEEDDLDLRLFDLAVILAATDNFAADSKIGQGGFGPVYLGRLEDGQEVAVKRLSRKSAQGVEEFKNEVKLIAKLQHRNLVRLLGCCIDGDERMLVYEFMHNNSLDTFIFGDEEKRKLLRWKTRFEIIAGIARGLLYLHEDSRLRIIHRDMKESNVLLDRNMIPKISDFGIARMFGGDQTTAYTLKVIGT, from the exons ATGAGGGCGCCGCCGCTCTCCCTCCTTCCTCTCCTGGTCGCCGCCGCCATCCTGTCCCTCTCAGTTGCTACCGACAAGTTGGACCAGACCGCGTCCATCGCCGGCAACCAGACGCTTGAGTCGGCCGGCGGGGTGTTCAGGCTCGGCTTCTTCGTCCCGCCCGGCAGCTCCGACGCCAGGGCCTACCTCGGCATCTGGTACGCCACCATCCCGGAGCAGACGGTCGTGTGGGTCGCCAATCGCCGGAACCCGGTCGTCAGACCTCCCGGCGTCCTCACCCTCTCTGCCGACGGCCGGCTTGTGATCCTCGACGGCCGTAACGCCACCGTGTGGTCCTCCGACGACGCGGCCGGCTCGGGCGGCGTAGCCACCAGCGCCCTCGCGCAGCTGCTCGACAACGGCGACCTGGTCGTGACCCACGGCGGGGAAAGTCAGAGTGGATCGACGGGTCGGACCAGCGTGGCGTGGGAGAGCTTCGACTACCCGACGGACACGCTGCTCCCCGGCATGAAGCTCGGGGTGGACGGCAGGAGCGGCATCTCCAGGAACATCACATCGTGGCGCAGCGCGGCCGACCCCTCGCCGGGGGCCTACACGTTCAAGCTCGTCAGCGGCGGCCTGCCCGAGTTCTTCCTCTTCCGGGGCCTGTCCAAGACGTACGCCAGCGGGCCGTGGAACGGCGCGGAGCTCACCGGCGTGCCTAACCTCAAGTCCAGGGACTTCATCTTCACGGTCGTGTCCAACCCCGACGAGACCCACTACACCTACTACGTCAGCGACCCGTCGGTGCTGTCGCGGTTCGTGCTGAACGGCACCATGGGGCAGGTGCAGCGCTTCACGTGGCACCGCGGCGGCGGCTGGAGCGGCTTCTGGCACTTCCCGCTCGACCCGTGCGACAGCTACGCCAGGTGCGGGGCTTTCGGGTACTGCGACGTCGGCCAGTCCCCGCTGTGCAGCTGCCTGCCGGGGTTCCAGCCGCGGTCGCCGCAGCGGTGGAGCGTCGGGGACGGCACCGGCGGCTGCGCCAGGACGACCAACCTGAGCTGCGGGGCCGGAGACGGGTTCTGGACAGTGAGCCGGATGAAGCTGCCGGAGGCGACCAGCGCGACGGTGCACGCCGGCATGACCATGGACCGGTGCAGGCAGGTGTGCCTCGGCAACTGCAGCTGCAGGGCGTACGCGGCGGCGGACGTCAGCGGGGGCATCAACCGCGGGTGCGTCATCTGGGCCGTGGATCTGATCGACATGAGGCAGTACTCGGAGGTCGTGCAAGACGTGTACATCCGGCTCGCGCAGTCTGAGGTTGATGCCTTGACCGCTGCAG CCAACCGGCGAAGCCATGTCGTGCTTGTGATCGCCCTCGTGGCGGCTATCTCCGGCGTGCTTCTTCTTGGAGCGTTTGCCTTTGGCTGTCTCTGTTTCTGGAGAAAGAAGGCGGCGCCGGCCGGTCGGGACAACGAGCTTCCATTACGGGCCACGAAACTTAAACTCCGACGGGACGATCAGGGGTTTTCTGATGAGAACAAGATGAGCAGCGAGGAAGATGATCTTGACCTTCGGCTGTTCGATCTGGCAGTGATTCTGGCCGCCACAGACAACTTCGCCGCGGACAGTAAGATTGGACAAGGTGGATTTGGCCCTGTCTATCTG GGAAGGCTTGAGGATGGGCAGGAAGTGGCTGTGAAGAGGCTGTCAAGGAAATCAGCACAGGGGGTGGAGGAATTCAAGAACGAGGTGAAGCTCATCGCCAAGCTCCAGCACAGGAACCTGGTCAGGCTGCTcggctgctgcatcgacggcgacgAGAGGATGCTCGTCTACGAGTTCATGCACAACAACAGCCTCGACACCTTCATATTTGGTG ATGAAGAAAAGCGCAAGTTACTAAGATGGAAAACGCGCTTCGAGATCATCGCGGGAATTGCCCGGGGCCTCCTCTATCTCCACGAGGATTCAAGGCTCCGGATCATCCACAGGGATATGAAGGAAAGCAATGTGCTGTTGGACAGAAACATGATCCCCAAAATCTCGGACTTCGGCATTGCGAGGATGTTCGGTGGTGACCAGACAACCGCATACACCTTGAAAGTCATCGGGACATAG